ACTTGGGTCccgggaggggagggaagggcaggggaggggaggggaagggaggagtagGGGCATCAGCAACAGGCGAGGAGGCAGGAATGAGCTGATGAGGCAGAGGCGGCAGCAGCTGCAGGAGGAAAGCCGTCTCAGTTACCTCGGGAGGGCCCAGCCGATGATCCGTGTCCCGAAGGGGTCCAGGGTttgtggggcaggggtgggaatgAGAGAAGGGGATGTGGCAGGGGTTTCTTGGGAAAAAgtgatctctaaaatgggggaagAGGGGGTCTAAAGCCAAGGGAGCTAGGAATACCCAGCAATGTGCCAGCAGACCTATTAGCACCCCGCCCGGTTTCCACTAGTCCCAAGAGGGCCCCTGAGGGAGCTAAGGGAGGGTCGTGGAGGTGCAGCATCCCAGACCAGTGGGGGATCCTGAATCGAGGAGCTGAAATGAGAAGGAGGccgggggagggggcagggttcTCGGAGTCCCAGGGATACTCAGGGTAGTGATCCTGGGGCCCCACCCTCCCCCAGCCCATGGCTAGCATTCCCAGTGAGCTTCTATCCATCTCCAGGAGGATCGGGCCACAAGCACTGGGGAGCAGGCGTACCTGCAGGATCTAAGCCTGCTGAGGCAAATGTGTCACTGAATAAAACATCCACGTGGCTGAGAAGAAACTCCACAACAACAGACTGGACTCGAACCTCCCGGAAGGCAGCAGCCCCGCCAAGTCCTACTGActccagctccattgacctgcagGCACCGGGAATGCAGGGCTTAGGAGGTCCCCAAAGATCTGTCAGCACCCTTGAAGCCACTCTTCTGAAGGCTGCAAAGCTAGCAGCCAGGATCATTTAATTCAATGcagcattaattaattaaatgtctactaAGATTAAGGCACTGTGCAAAGAGCTAGTGGTACAAAGAAACCAAACTGTGTCTTCCCTTCGTACAGGGAGGGTGCTACTTGCTCCCTTCCCAGCTCACCGAAGCAGGTTGGGAGCCCACACAATGGCCAGGTTTCTGGCATGCATGCTGGTGTTGGCGCTGTGCTGGGCCATCCGAGAGAGGTGTCGAAGCAGGTACTCCAGGGTCCTGGagcagggcagggagggagaagggtcGCTCACTGAGTGCTGCCTCCAACAGTGACCCCTCCCTCAAGGGCCCAGCCtgacccccttctcttccccactccctggACCTAGCCTACCCTACCCATACCGGTAATGAGGTGGAGGCAGCTGCTGTATGACATCATGAACCCGAACCAGTCGCTCTTCCTCCCCAGGCACAGACATGGCCTCCTGGGGGAACAGGGTGAAGGAGAAGGGTGTACAcaggctggggctgaggctgagGCCTCATGCCTGGTTCTCCCTGGGTGGCCCCCTTCGGACTTACACTGAACTTTCCATAGAGCTGGTAGGTGAGCAGGGGGTTAGGCAGCTCTCGAAAGTAGAGTTTGCAAAGGGAAGAGACACTGTGGATGTCCTGGAGGAAGGCTGGTCCACTCAGCTCTGGGATCCGCTCACTGTCAAACTCGTGCCTGAGACCCCATGAAGGTGGAGAAGCCATCAGAGCTTCCTCGGCCTCTTTTCATTTCAGGGCCCTGCTTTCTTGTGCTCTCCTCCCAAACCTgccaccctctctccctccctacctcagtTTCTGGATGTTGGAAGAAACACCTGAGAGGCGATAGATCCCATCCACCACCCCATGGGCCTCGATGAATTCAGAGCAACAGCGCAGGACTTGGGGAACTAGAAAGGGTGATGGGGTCAGGGCAGAAGAGACCATGATCACGTGAGGGGAATGAGAATTATAAAAAGGGTGGGGTAGGAACAGAGCCAGATACATAGGGATGTCCCACAGGGTACAAGAGGTGGTCTCTAGGAGGGTTGTGTTTTAAGTTATTGATTGTGAGAAACAGCATGGAGCATGTCTCTGGAGACAGAATGGCCTAAGAGTGTGTGCTGGGTTTGGAATTAGATAGGACCtgtatttgaatcctacctctggtCCTTACTAGTGACCATGaagtaaatcacttaatgttgtcctcatctgtaaaacgggggtaCTACctttagcacctacttcataggattgttgagaacatcaaataaaatactgtaaagtgtttcataaatctTATAcaactatgtaaatgccagctattctAGTTGTACCAACAGGGAGAGAACAGGAATCCTGTTTAGAGGGCTGGGAGGCTAGGGAGTGACCCAGCAAGGTTAGGCCTGGGCCAGGACCTCACCATCTTGGCCAGAGTTGCTGAGATGCTCCCCAAGGTCACAGCCAAAGACACGCTGCCGAAGGATGCCCCGCTGCCTTAGCCGCTGACGAGATGGGCGGGAGCGAATGAAAGAACGGAGGAGGCCTGCGAGCTTTCCTCGGGGCCGGGGCACTGCTcagtggtggttgtggtgggaGACAAAGAGGGTACTCATAGTGAGGGAGAGGCACAGcaaaagaggggaggggtgggCTGGGACAGGGCCCAGGGGATGAGAGCCCCAGTTCTGTTACCTGACGTGAGAGAGGGAGGGCCCTCCCTTAGGGGAGCTGGGATGCTGGATGTGGGGCCATCAGGATCTGTGGGGGGAAACCAGCACGGATGGCTTGaggtcccttccccctcccccaccctctcccctgGCACCGCCCACTTGTTGTTACCAGCTTTGACCCCCAGGCCTGGTCGTTCCGTGAATAGCTCCACACACTCGCTAGGGAAGAAACCAACCTAAGGGGAAGGGTCAAAAGCCAAAGGTCAGATGGCCTGACATCCTTCAAGGTCCTGGCCCTCTTAGGttctcatctgccctctctttctaCCTGGAATCCATGTTTCCCACGCCACCAGCTTCGGTCCTCTGTGGGTGGCATGTCAATCACAGAGACAATGTCACCAACCTGAGGATGGGGAGCAAGTGGGAGTCAGAGGGAGGTCAATGTCCAAAACAGGCCCTGCAGCCCCTTCCCCTGAAACATTACCTCGAAGGACAGTTCATCTGGGGCCTGGGCCGTGTACCGCTTGACCACATGCGCTGCGGCCACCGCAGGAATGTTCAGGGAGGCCTCCTCACTGAGCAGGAGCCGTCGGCCGTGGTTATCCAGCTGGTGGTGGGACGGGGGGAGATGGAGGTGGAGGCCCCCATTGGAGGGACACTACCTCCCACTCACACGCTTTCCCACTCTCATCTCCCCAGACACTTCCTAAGCAGCTTCTGATAGACATATGCCCCCTGCCCTAGTCCCTGCTCCCAAGTCCAttcttttctctgcctttcaCACTCGCTTCAGGACCCAGAGACATAGCAGAAAGAGCTGGCTCATGGCTCTCTGTAAGTGACTCTTCCCCTCACTGGCCCGTAGCCCTTCTTTCATGCATCCTACCCTTCATCTTTTCTGTTCCATTCACCACCAACTTAAACACTTAGCCTGGCTCGCTTCCCACACCCTAatctatttccttccctcccttataCTCTGCATCTCTCTcgtttcccctttctctcttctcccctttctcttctcctctctccctccctccctcttgttCTTtttgagcacacacacacacacacacacacacacacacacacacacagactcctACTTCCATCCAGGTAAGCACAGGGCCACAGTTGAGGTTACTGTCCACCAGTCCAGAGAGGGTTTCAAGATATTGTAGGAGCAGTGGCACCAGCAGCTGGATGGACACAAAAGTAGAGTAGGGATTAGGTGGAACTGAGAaacctcccttccctccattcctcaCTGCTGAAATGCTGCTTGTTCCCAGTTTCGAGGGGTAGGGAGTAAAGCAGAAGGTGGGGCTTTACCTGGTTCCGGGAGCCCTCTGGAGCTGGAGGCAGTTCTGGAAGGCGAGAGAATCGACGGTCAAAGATGCAGCGATGAAGATGGCTATCCAGGGAGCGGAAATCCTCATAGCTTCGGACAACAGGCCAGGACCGGCCCTGGGGGACATAGTGAGTGAAGCAGGGTGAAAATGACAGACTGTACTCACAACTTTAGGCTGCAGAAGTTTCGTGGATCAATCCATGACAAACTGGGAGCAGGGCTAGGTTACTAATCAATCAGTGTAGGGTTGAGAGGCAAAATGTGGACGCAAGGGTCTTACCTGACAGGTCACCTGGACCCCAAACACCAGCTCATTATCACTAGGGAGATTGGAGCCTTCACGATCTGGAGATAGCAGCagctgaaaaggaaaatcaaggACCCAAGGCCCAGGACATGCCATCCTTCCAATACTATCCCCGACCCCAGTGACCTGAAGCCAAACATAGAACACACAACAGGAGAGAGTGGGCAGGCAGATGGCAAAGGGGCTGCTCTGGGGGGCATCTCATGCTGCCATGCCCAGATGGGGGACCCCAAGTACCTGAATGTGGCCAAAATCAACATTCTCATAGTGGAAATGGGCACAGTCAGCCAGCCGGGGAAAAGGGCCACGAGGGGCCGAGATCCTAGGGATGTAAGTCACAGGTCACCCTGAGCACCTTGGCCCCGCTCGCTAAGCTCAACTTAGAATTGGGGTCCCCCAGAACTGGGGAGACCTGGCTGAGCTCAAGCTATGGCCTCACCTCCTACAATCCCAAGCAGCACCCATCCCCTTCCTACCTCTTGCCAGGTTTCCCCTTCACATTAGAGCCCCCTGAAGGGGGTAGGGGCTGTACAGGCCCCTCCCCTGGACCATCCAGGTTATCTGTACTTCTGGCCTGTGGGGAGAGAAAGATGCCTGAGGAATGCCTCACCCCTACCCAGAGTGTCCCTAGACCCTAGAGCTACAAAGGAGGCCCCGATGCTATTTCTTCAAGAGCAAGGCCAGAGAACGAGACGAGGCGGCCACACGTGTGGCTGCAATAgtactaaaaaaagaaatccaacgGGACTCTTGAGTGCAAGCAAAGGCAGGGCCAGAACATGCCAGACACTCTGAAGGCAGCACCTTGCCCTCTTCGATGAGAAGTCACAGAAGAGGAGTCGTGTATGTACAtgtgggggcgggggcgggggtgggaATCTTTGGATGGAGAAAGTTGGGGAGAGGAGACTGTAGGTAAAGCAGTAACAGTAACTACAAGGGTAATTATGTAGcaccactctgtgccaggcactgtgctgtttcacatcaaccctgggaaatgtgtgctattattatctctattttacagaggaggaaactgaggcagacagagaaacgttcctgactccactgcaccaccagctacTTCAAGACCCTAAGATGGGATAGGAAGAAAGGGTGCACAAGGGGTACAGGGGACGAGGCATTGGGTGGAGGCTGGCAAAGCAGGCAGGAAGAGGCTGTGGCTGGAGTGAGGGTGGAATAATGTTCGGATGGgccagaagaggaaaggagggcagGGTGAAAGAAGACCCCGATGGGGCAGAGATGATTGGCTGCCCCGAACGGGGCTGGGACAGGGTAAAGCGGCAGGGGTGAGACCACGACTGGGACAGGACAGACCCAAAGAATGCCCAGGCAAAGGATGGGATGGAGGTAGGAGGGCCAGAGAGGGTGGCGTCGGAGCAGCCagccagggctgggaggggaggcCTGGACCCAGCAGGCCAGGCTGGGCAGGGATGGGAACAAGCTGTGGCTGGGTCATGGACAAGGGAATGCTGGGGGGGTAAGGGGGGAGGGGACGGAAGTGGGAGGTTAGGgtgggatggagagggaggatgGGACCAGGCTGAGGAGGAGTCACGGAGGATGAGCCGGCAAAGGGGAGGACAGATAAGGGGGAGGATGTGGCCAAGGCCAAGGAGGCCAGGCGGGGCTGGAGGGGAAGAAATCAGGTTTAGAGAAAGATAGGCTGACGGAGCGGAAGAAATCTGGGCTGAGGGGAGGACAGAGCTCCACTGGGGGGAGGACGGAGGTTCACTGAGGGGAGGACGGAAACCCTGGGAAGGGGGGACAGAGATCCACTGAGGGGAGGATGGAGACCCCCTGGGGGGGATGGAGACTCTGGGGGGCGGATGGAGACCCCCGAGAAGgggaatggaggtgggggggaaggacTTAGACCCCGGGGAGGAGGGGGACAGAGACCCcgggaggggaggacagagacCCACTGAGGGGAGGATGAAGACCCCGGGATGGGGGATGGAGACCCCCTCAGAAGAAGATGAAGACCCCAGAAGGGGAGGACGGAGGCCCAGGCCGAGCCGCAgagccccgccccgccccgcccccgccgccCTCCACATCCCCACAGAAACCGGCCAGACAGACACCGCCCCCTCCCGCTCACCACCATGGCCAGTCGCGCCGCCGCCGTCACCCTGTCACCCCGGGCGGGCGAGGGGtcgcgctcctcctccccctcttcctcctttctctcctcaggCCGGGGCCTCCTCCGCCACCGCCTCCGCCGCCTCAGCCGCCGCCATGGCGACACAATGGGGAGAGGGGCGCGCGGGCCGAGGCCACGCCCCTAACGGCCCCAACGGCCGGGCGCGCGCGCGCGGGGGGCGTGGACTGGGAAGGCGCCGGCCAGCCAGAGGGGAGGGCAAGTCCCGTCCCCGCCCCGCCCGCCCCTCATTGGCCACGGCGTCCCGCCGGGCCACGCCCACTCCGGTGTGGCCACACCCCTCAGGGTCCGCCCCCCGGGAGCTGTCCGGACCGGCTGTCAAACAAAGCGGAGACGCGGGGTAGCTGAACCCCAAGGCGAGGGCGGCCCTGGGGTCCTCCCGGCCTCCTGTAGGGGCGGCGCGGCGCCTGACTGAGAAAAGCCGGGTCATTGACCACCTCGGAGGGCCCAGACAGTCCCCTGAACCTGATCtcccttagtttccccatctgtcaaatgcgGAGGGTGGCTTGAGGTCCCGTCCAGCTCTAAGACAAGGAACGCCCCTCTCCTTCCTGAATCCCACCTACTCACTACAGACTTGTAGCCTCACTTCCCAAATGTCCCCAAACCTTcccatccccccatcccttttaAGCTTCTGGCCCCTCTGGCCTCAGCCCCCTTCCTGTGCCTTCTCCGTTTACAAGCTGCGATAAgccccctccccatttcctctccactcccccccGGGGGGATGGAGGTTGTTTGCCCCCAGGATCCTGAGGGCAGGTGCCACAGGAGGGTCCTACGATGCCTCCTCCACAGACCCAGCCCCTAGCCCCAagctctctgccctcccttcctcccccaacactgaagaaagcaactctGATGCAATTTATTGAACGTTTATTCCTCAATCCTATGTCTGCTGGAGATCTCATTGGGGGAGCCCAATGTTCCGGCTGGCTGGAAATTGGGCCTCAAGTTCTTGGGGTCCATGGTCTTGGACAGGCACTTGTCAACCTTCctgagggggtgggaggaaaaggGTTTGCAAACAAAGGGGCAGGGGAACGGGCAGGGATAGGGGACTGGAGGAAGGCCACAGCAGAGCCTGAGCTGGGAGGCTCCTAGGACAGGGCCAGGGTGGGCCGCATGGGGGCAGTGTGGCTCCAGGAGCACGTGTCTCACTGAGGGGCTGTCTGTGGGAGAGTGAAGGAGGGTCACCTCAAGCACGACCGAAGTTCTGAACGCCGGGCCCGAAGCACCTGCAGCAGAGCATCTTCTTCAAAGTCTGTCCCATCTGAGTCTAGGAAGGACAGGAACAGGGATGCTCCTGTGGATCTCCAGGAATGTTATGGATGACCCATGGCCAACCCCCAGCCTCTTCCTGATGCTCTCACCTTCTGCAGCTTCCAGTAACCCAGAAGCTAAAGCCAGCAGCTCCCTGGAGGGTGGGGTCTCAGCAGGAGGAAGGGGGGTCTCAACAGAAGGGGGGGCCTCACAGGGGGAGGGGAAGTCTTCTGAAGGTCCTGGGAAGAGACGAGCAGCCACCACCTGCTCCATGGCCCCTCTCAGCATCGGCCCTGGCCTGGGAGTTCGGCTTTTGCTATCTGGGTTCCAGGCCTTTTTGGGCTTGTGGTCCTGTCTCTTAGGCTCAGAGGGGCCCCTAGAACTTGGGAGAAAGGCCCCAGACTGGAATCTTTTGCAACCTGTTTCTGGAGAGGCAGAGTGGAGATGGAAAGAGCTCTGACATGTAgcaagggaatttggaactgcTGGCTGGGGGCTTGGCTGGGAAGCACAACGCAGGGCAGGGGGGTTTGGCTGAGGCGTACAAAGAGGCACCACAGGACTTGGGTGGGGAGTATAGGGGGAGTTTGGAGGGCATGGTTGAGGAAGACTAAGAGGTACTGGTGAGTTTAGCTGGGGAATATTGAGGGAAACTGTGGAATTTAGCTCATGTTGACAGAGGACAGCAGGGCTCTGCTGAGGCCCATAGAGGAGGACTGGGGGGACCTGTTGGAGCCCACAAAGGAGGACTGGGGGGACCTGATGGGGCCCACAGAGGGGGACTGGGGAGACCTGCTGGGGCCCACAGAGGGGGACCGGGGGGCTCGGCTGGGGGTTAGTGGGGGGGACTAGAGAGTTCAGCTGGTTAGCAACAGTGGGTCCTGGGGCATATATCTGGTGAGGCTTAGGCTGACCGTGGGTGACAGTGACCTGGAGGAGGAACACACAGAAAGATCTTTGAGGGGCTATGTCTCCCCCACCTCCTGCTCCTACTCCCAAGTCCCCTGAGCTTCACTTGCACTTCATACCAAGGCCCTGCTGGGGAGCCAGGACTGGGCCTGGGGCCCATCTGCACACACCTCCTGGGCCAGTTCCATCTTCCTCCGGAGACGCCACTGAGAGAGGATATCATTCTCTGGGTGGGCCACAGATGGCACAGGGACCTGGGTCCTTGTCAATGGGGCTGTGAGAAAGAATCCTGGCTTCAGACTGAGgccaggatgtgtgtgtgtgtgtgtgtgtgtgtgtgtgtgtgtgtgtgtgtgagcaagTATGAGTGAGTATGTGTGGGAGTgtgtgaaagtgtgtgtgtgtatatatatatatatgtgtctgtgagagtgtgtgtgtatatgtgtgagagtgagagtgtgtgtgtgtgtgtgtgtgtgtgtgtgtgtgtatgtgtcccaCGGGACCCCTGGCTGTGTGGAAGGGGGAGGGTGTTGATCTCACCTGGTTCCCTGGGGTGGGGGCCTGCTCCAGGGTCAGAGgtgaagggtggggagggggagggaaggccgTCAGAGCTGACTGGGATGGAGGTGACTTCATTACTACTGCTGGAAGAAATCTCACTGGGGGAAAGGAGCAAGATAAAAGTAAAGGGTCAGAGGCAGCCGGGAGAGGGGGTCTATTCAACGAGGCTTTCTGAAGCTTCTCCTATGCCCAGCCTGGCATTGCCTTGGGCTCAGGGCATTCGACCGTCTCTACCCATAAGAATcctccattctaatgggggggcgGGGTGCGAAGGTTACAGCACATACATGGAAGAAAGAACAAGGCACTAGCAGCAAATACTTCTATGGACCTTCAAGGTCTGCAGGTACAAGTGTTGTCGCAGCACCCCATcaagctaggtgctattattatctttattttacagatgaggaaactgaggcaaacaggctcacacagctaggaagtgtctgagagaTTGTGGCAGGAGGAATATTGGGGGGAGGGtacagaggcagagatggggggcTGCATATGCCCTGCCACaagtcagtttgactggaatgcaGGTTAGGAGTGAAGAccagaaagggggatggggggctGAGGCAgcgctttgggggaggggggaatttagGGGAAAGGAAGTCACCTTTGGAGGAGAAGCCGGGCTGCCCTGTCCTGGAGACTCAGGGTCTCGAGGTCCAACACGGATGTGTCAGAGGCTTCCAGTGGAGAAATGTGGCCCTGGGCCGGAAAAGGAGGGAATGCCAATGGCTCAGGCCCCAGCAGGGCCACCGTCCCTCTCATCCCAAAGGGTAAGTCACCAGCCATGTTCCCATTTGCCAGAGGGATTGCTAGGGAGGGAGGTCCCCCCCAGGACCTGCTCTGCTACAGCCCCCTATGGGAGGCCAGAAGCCAGGTTCGGCCTAGTTCCAGCCCCATCTGCTCCAGGCCTTTGGGCTCTGATCACAGTCTCTTTACTGCCACAAAGGAACGACAAATCCCTCATCCCATTCCTCTCCCGgggaaggtaaaaaaaagaatgtgctcAGAATCCCTCTGAGGATCTCTGTGCTGGAGTTAGGCTGCCCATCCCCCGAGCACTGGTCACCTCATGTGTCCCTGACACGCAGGCTTCCATCCTAGACGCTCCTGCCCCCTGCGGCCCAGTCTGTGTTGGGATGGCTGGGTTGAGGCTGCCTCCTCCGGCCTCCTCATCTGCAAGAAACAGCAATCACCACCATCCCTCCCAACTCTTTGTGAGATGCCCGTCTAGACCTGCCACCCCACAATGCAGCCTTGCTGCGGGCTGGGGTTTCTCGAGCAAGGGAAAGGGGCAGGTACCTGCTGAGGGACCAGGAAAGCCCAGGGCTGGGGGCTGCAGCCACCAGAAGTCAGCAGCTGTGGGGCCTGCTGCCTGCCGTTCCTGGCGGCTGGTGGGCTGAGCCTGCCGGAACCGAGCCATGTACCTGTTACAGGAAGAGCAAAAGGCTGGGGAAGCTCCTTTCCTGCCATTCCCTCGGCAGAGGGTGTGTCCAGTAGCCTTGCCTTCTCCCTGTTTCTGGTTCTTCCTACTTACCTGGCAAGCACagagtctcctaattggtctgtcTGTTCTTCAGGGGGATCAGAGGGGGATGAGAGGCTTGTGGAAGGCCATGACTCATCAAAATTTGGGGATGTGGGGGCTGGAGGAGAAGCTGGGGGACTGAGTTGACGTGGTCTCAATGGGCTTAGGACctggagacagggaagaagagCTGGGCTCCAGGGCCTCCTCCCAGACCTTCCTCCTCTATCCTTCCCCCCCACAAAGCAGCCTGCTGGACCTAGCCCTTGTTTCAGACCCGACTTAGAAATCATCAGAGATTGTGACCCATCCTGTTCCAGTAACCCCTCCAGGGTCTAGGCGCCACCACCAGGGGCAGGCCCATTTGGTCCATTTCCCTCCTGCCCCAGGTGTGGAGGGTAGAAAACATCTCTCTCATTTTGGAAGGCCAATCACTTCCTCTGatgaagtgactcatccaaggtcacacgcACAAGTGGTAAAAGGGAGAGCTGAGATGGGAACCCGGCCCGCCATGCCCTTTGACACCAAATCTAGCCTGTCCACTGTTCCATTCCATCTTTCAATAGGAAGCATTTTCCTCAGGACATCTCAGGAGGCCAGTCATCAGAAGGCTATTGTCCTCAGACCCATTTACAGATGGTAGCAGCTTACTGCCTTGTCCAAGGGGTGACATCAAACCTCCAAGCCCAGTGAGTCCCCGAGAACTGAGCAGCGAAGAGAGGCAGCTGTGCCGGCTATAAAGGTCACTcactggactggaagtcagagCCTCCCTGGGTAAAATGGGGTTGGGCTAGATTGCTAAGGTCACTTGCAGCGCTAAGTCCTATGATTCCGACATCATCTGATTTAAACCTTGGAGGACGCTTGGATACAGATACGACCccattaattcaatttaacaaactttAAGTGTCTACTGTGGGGACAGCTCTGGGCTAGGCTGGGGAAAGCAAAGTCCTTGCCCTCTTGCAGCTTCCCTGGAGGATACAACACCCATGCCTAAATGggcatggagggaaggaaggaatgaggaggAAGCCCATGGGCATTTCTGGCCTGGGCcttagcttctttatctgtaaaatgtcttCTCACACCTCATTCCTCTCCAATTTACAGTGTTCGATTTCTCACACcccacactccatctcccaactccatgcattTGTCCTAGAGTTGCCTTATGCCAGGAACTCCTTCCCTTCTCATCCCTGCTCCTGGTTCCCCTCCAGTGTCAGCTTGCCTTTTGCAAGGTGCCTTTCCCAGGCTCCTCAgtcttggtgccttccctctggacTGTCTCCAATGCCCCTGTCTTTCGTTTATACCTAGTTATTTGCACACCATCTCCCCATGGGAGAGCAGCGACAAGCCTTTAACTCtgcctattaaatgggtgggtAGTAAACAAATGCTACTGATTGACTGGCTCCTGATCCACAGTCCTAAACCTTAAGCCGTTATGTTAATGGGAGTCCTTGGAAGAGGGTGAGTCCCAGGGGAGGGACAGCGGAGAACACTAGCGGGGGTCCCTGTGGACCTACCGGCTCCACTTCAGAAACTGACAAGAGGAGGCCCGTGGCATCAGGCGGCTTGCAGGGGGCGCCCCTGGGCTTCCCGCGGGGACACTAGGGCCGTCAACTATTTTGAGATGGGGAGGGTGGCCGGGGCTGTGAGGGCCCACTCtgaggatgaagaaactgaggcaccggGCGCAGAAAGGCCTAGAGGAAGGTTCAACTACACAGGACCGTCCAAGCTCTGGCCTAGCACCAGGTCAAGTCTCCCTCCCGGCGGCACGCCCTCACCGCAGTCCGGGCCCCGCCTCCTCTGCCTAGCTCTCGCTCCGGCGATGGTTGGTAATAGCTCCGCCTCCTCGGAGGCGTGGCTTTGCAGGAGCTGCCCCGGAAGGAAAACACGGCCAGGCTGGCAAAGGGACAAAAGGGCAGGATTAGAAGGGTCGAGAGCAGACTACGACTCCCAGGAGGCTCTGGGGCCGCGTGGGAACAGTAGTTCCCGCCCGGAGAAACGCCCCGCCTCCTAGGGCTCAGAAGCCCGGTCCTGACCTGTTGTCCATTCCGCAGCCGCTGCCGCGGTCGCCGTTGCCGTCGCCGCCACCTCCTCGAAccattcctctcccttctcccgcCTCGGGGCCGGCGCTGTCCGTCGCTAAGCAACAACCTTCCCAAACCCGCCCTCCTCGCCGGAAGCACTGGGGCGGGAAAAGGAGCTGCCCCGTCCCGCTCCAACCGCCGCGAGCTGTCGCGCTTAGGTGCGCTTGCGCAGATACCGCCTTCgtccatgggttttttttttcctgtggggcgGGGCTTCGGAGGAAGGCGGGCGCCGCTCTATTGGCTACTCTTCTTTCTAGGACAGTAGATAGAGGTAATGATTGACAAGGGCTCGGCCTCCAGCGCTGAGTGGCTCGGGACTCACTCGGAATGGGGCGTGCTCGATTCCCTCGCGGGGCAAGGATTCTGCCCTTTCTGGGAATACGGCTCTCGTTCGAGCAGCCCggcctcccttccctgccccagtCCACGCGTGCTCGGGGGAGGCCCAAAGATTGCAGCATCAGTGCTTCCCGCGGGGCCTTCCCCCCATCCTCCGTCTGCACCCCTCCTCGTCTCCCCAACCCTTCCCCTTCAGGTGACCCCTCTCCCGGGGCCCCTCAGCCGGGGCCACAAGTGGGATCCGGAGCTGGGAGTTGATTGCTCTCATTCTAgcggtggggaaactgaggcccagaatgttGGTGCGTGGCAGTGTGGCTCCGACCCGGAGTCCGGGGGCGCCTCCTTTGTTTCTTCAGCTGACTCATTCGGGTGCCAGGCATTCCTGGCGCCCGGGCCAGGCTGCCCACAGGTGGTGGGGATCAACGGACCGAGCTATTTCTGCCCGTCCCAGATGCCCCCTGGCCCGGGGCCGAGGGGTACAGCGCGTCCCGACCTC
This Trichosurus vulpecula isolate mTriVul1 chromosome 2, mTriVul1.pri, whole genome shotgun sequence DNA region includes the following protein-coding sequences:
- the PROSER3 gene encoding proline and serine-rich protein 3 isoform X1, with product MLQSLGLPRARVDWGREGRPGCSNESRIPRKGRILAPRGNRARPIPSESRATQRWRPSPCQSLPLSTVLERRVANRAAPAFLRSPAPQEKKNPWTKAVSAQAHLSATARGGWSGTGQLLFPPQCFRRGGRVWEGCCLATDSAGPEAGEGRGMVRGGGGDGNGDRGSGCGMDNSLAVFSFRGSSCKATPPRRRSYYQPSPERELGRGGGARTAVLSPLRPRQLSPPASPPAPTSPNFDESWPSTSLSSPSDPPEEQTDQLGDSVLARYMARFRQAQPTSRQERQAAGPTAADFWWLQPPALGFPGPSADEEAGGGSLNPAIPTQTGPQGAGASRMEACVSGTHEGHISPLEASDTSVLDLETLSLQDRAARLLLQSEISSSSSNEVTSIPVSSDGLPSPSPPFTSDPGAGPHPREPAPLTRTQVPVPSVAHPENDILSQWRLRRKMELAQEVCADGPQAQSWLPSRALVTVTHGQPKPHQIYAPGPTVANQLNSLVPPTNPQPSPPVPLCGPQQVSPVPLCGPHQVPPVLLCGLQQVPPVLLYGPQQSPAVLCQHELNSTVSLNIPQLNSPVPLSLPQPCPPNSPYTPHPSPVVPLCTPQPNPPALRCASQPSPQPAVPNSLATCQSSFHLHSASPETGCKRFQSGAFLPSSRGPSEPKRQDHKPKKAWNPDSKSRTPRPGPMLRGAMEQVVAARLFPGPSEDFPSPCEAPPSVETPLPPAETPPSRELLALASGLLEAAEDSDGTDFEEDALLQVLRARRSELRSCLRKVDKCLSKTMDPKNLRPNFQPAGTLGSPNEISSRHRIEE
- the PROSER3 gene encoding proline and serine-rich protein 3 isoform X2; amino-acid sequence: MLQSLGLPRARVDWGREGRPGCSNESRIPRKGRILAPRGNRARPIPSESRATQRWRPSPCQSLPLSTVLERRVANRAAPAFLRSPAPQEKKNPWTKAVSAQAHLSATARGGWSGTGQLLFPPQCFRRGGRVWEGCCLATDSAGPEAGEGRGMVRGGGGDGNGDRGSGCGMDNSLAVFSFRGSSCKATPPRRRSYYQPSPERELGRGGGARTAVLSPLRPRQLSPPASPPAPTSPNFDESWPSTSLSSPSDPPEEQTDQLGDSVLARYMARFRQAQPTSRQERQAAGPTAADFWWLQPPALGFPGPSADEEAGGGSLNPAIPTQTGPQGAGASRMEACVSGTHEGHISPLEASDTSVLDLETLSLQDRAARLLLQSEISSSSSNEVTSIPVSSDGLPSPSPPFTSDPGAGPHPREPAPLTRTQVPVPSVAHPENDILSQWRLRRKMELAQEVTVTHGQPKPHQIYAPGPTVANQLNSLVPPTNPQPSPPVPLCGPQQVSPVPLCGPHQVPPVLLCGLQQVPPVLLYGPQQSPAVLCQHELNSTVSLNIPQLNSPVPLSLPQPCPPNSPYTPHPSPVVPLCTPQPNPPALRCASQPSPQPAVPNSLATCQSSFHLHSASPETGCKRFQSGAFLPSSRGPSEPKRQDHKPKKAWNPDSKSRTPRPGPMLRGAMEQVVAARLFPGPSEDFPSPCEAPPSVETPLPPAETPPSRELLALASGLLEAAEDSDGTDFEEDALLQVLRARRSELRSCLRKVDKCLSKTMDPKNLRPNFQPAGTLGSPNEISSRHRIEE